The following are encoded in a window of Flavobacterium sp. WC2421 genomic DNA:
- a CDS encoding AraC family transcriptional regulator, protein MSNLKNFYREIPPLSSGDSFLVFDRVKDNFDFPVHYHPEFEINFIQNGKGVKRVVGDNIEEIEDIELVLIGPNLYHGWELNRCKNNQIHEITIQFHNDLFDDTLLSRRIMNPIKDMFNRSIHGILFSRKTAEELASRLVKISKLDGIDYFLEIISILYDLANSRNQRLLSTFTVDHDTFEDYDKMKLVYEYVQNNFAEKITLDEVSSVASMSSISFNRFIKKRTGKTFVNYINDIRIGYAARWLVEKDLSISEVAFKSGFNNIANFNRSFKTIKKCTPSQYREDFSGLKRIL, encoded by the coding sequence ATGAGCAATCTGAAAAATTTTTACAGAGAAATACCCCCTCTTTCTTCGGGAGACAGTTTTTTGGTTTTTGACAGAGTCAAAGATAATTTTGACTTTCCAGTTCACTATCATCCTGAATTTGAGATCAATTTCATTCAAAATGGTAAAGGAGTGAAGCGTGTTGTGGGTGATAATATTGAAGAAATTGAAGATATTGAGCTGGTACTAATAGGACCTAATTTATATCATGGATGGGAACTTAATAGATGTAAAAACAATCAAATTCATGAAATTACGATTCAGTTTCATAATGATTTATTTGATGACACCTTGTTGTCTAGACGTATAATGAATCCTATTAAGGATATGTTTAATCGCTCAATTCATGGTATTTTATTTTCTAGAAAAACTGCTGAAGAGCTTGCTTCTCGTCTTGTTAAAATCTCAAAACTGGATGGTATAGATTATTTTTTAGAGATCATTTCAATTTTATATGACTTAGCTAACTCTAGGAATCAGAGGCTTTTATCTACTTTTACTGTTGATCATGATACGTTTGAAGATTATGATAAAATGAAATTGGTTTATGAATATGTGCAAAATAATTTTGCCGAAAAAATAACTTTGGATGAGGTTTCCAGTGTGGCGAGCATGTCGAGTATTTCATTTAATCGATTTATAAAAAAGAGGACTGGTAAAACTTTTGTCAATTATATAAATGATATTAGAATTGGGTATGCTGCAAGATGGCTAGTTGAAAAGGATCTGAGTATATCTGAAGTTGCATTCAAATCTGGGTTTAATAATATTGCTAATTTTAATAGAAGTTTTAAGACTATTAAAAAATGTACTCCAAGTCAGTATAGAGAAGATTTTTCGGGGTTAAAAAGAATTTTATAA